The Paenibacillus spongiae nucleotide sequence TTTTGTCCTTGGGAGATCTGGAGCGCAACGCGGTTCCAATGACCTGCTGCCTGCGTCTTAGCAGCAGCCCCAAATCCATCTCATTGACGATGCTTCCACCCATCGTCCCGACGATAATAAGGCGGCCGTCCATTGCCAGCGACTCCAGGTTCTGCTCCCAATACGGGGCGCCGATAAAATCCAGGATGATGTCCGCGCCCTGGCCCCCTGTGGCTTCCTTGACCCGGGGAGCGAACGGGCCTGCTTTATAATCGATGGCAAGACTTGCTCCCAGCTCCAGACAGGCGCTGCGTTTCGCTTCGCTACCAGCCGTCACGATCGATGCGGCACCGGCTTCTCGGACAAGCTGGATCGCAGTCGTGCCTACCCCGCTTGCGCCGGCATGAATGAGCACGGTTTGGCCTTGAGCAAGCCCTCCGAGCTGGAAGAGATTCAGATAGGCGGTTAGAAAGACTTCGGGGATGGCCGCCGCTTCCTCGAATGAGAAGGAAGCGGGGATGCGGA carries:
- a CDS encoding NAD(P)H-quinone oxidoreductase; translation: MKAVLVDEHTKRLSIGEADDPVHSDEDLLVRVHATALNRADLLQKRGLYPPPRGASDILGLEMAGVVEKVGANVTGWQPGDRVCALLPGGGYAERVSIPAGMAIRIPASFSFEEAAAIPEVFLTAYLNLFQLGGLAQGQTVLIHAGASGVGTTAIQLVREAGAASIVTAGSEAKRSACLELGASLAIDYKAGPFAPRVKEATGGQGADIILDFIGAPYWEQNLESLAMDGRLIIVGTMGGSIVNEMDLGLLLRRRQQVIGTALRSRSPKDKIRLTQLFAAFAMPRFEDGRLKPVIDSVWDWEQAGEAHDYMEQNKNTGKIILRVHS